In a single window of the Candidatus Binatia bacterium genome:
- a CDS encoding cysteine synthase, with protein sequence MLDLVGNTPLVEIQRFRDGVSPRVRLLAKLEGFNPGGSVKDRPAVWMVRDGLRTGQLRPGKAIIDSTSGNTGIALAMAGAALGYPVELVMPANVSRERKQIVQAYGARVIYSDPLEGSDGAILLCRSILEREGDRYFKPNQYFNPVNPLAHYESTGPEIWAATAGTVTHFVAGIGTGGTIMGTGRYLKERNPAIQVCAAEPDDAWHGIEGLKHMASSIVPGIYQEKELDRKIGVSTDAAYEAVYRIAADEGLVVGQSSGAAMVAALQVARELDSGVVVLIFCDFGDRYLSTNLWVGWREYRQRIAAG encoded by the coding sequence ATCCTCGACCTGGTCGGCAATACACCGTTGGTGGAAATTCAGCGGTTCCGCGACGGCGTATCTCCGCGAGTGCGTCTGCTGGCAAAACTCGAGGGATTCAACCCCGGCGGCTCGGTCAAGGACCGGCCGGCGGTGTGGATGGTACGGGACGGACTGCGGACCGGGCAGTTACGCCCCGGGAAGGCGATCATCGACTCGACCTCGGGCAACACCGGCATCGCTCTGGCGATGGCCGGTGCGGCGCTCGGCTATCCGGTCGAACTGGTAATGCCGGCCAACGTCAGTCGCGAACGCAAGCAGATCGTGCAGGCGTACGGCGCTCGCGTAATCTACAGCGACCCGCTCGAAGGCTCCGACGGGGCGATCCTTCTCTGCCGGTCGATCCTCGAACGGGAGGGCGACCGATATTTTAAGCCGAACCAGTACTTCAACCCGGTGAACCCTCTGGCCCATTACGAGAGCACGGGACCGGAGATCTGGGCGGCGACCGCCGGAACCGTGACCCATTTCGTGGCCGGGATCGGCACCGGCGGTACAATCATGGGCACGGGGCGGTACCTCAAAGAGCGCAACCCCGCCATTCAGGTGTGCGCTGCGGAACCTGACGATGCCTGGCACGGCATCGAGGGACTCAAGCACATGGCCAGCTCGATCGTGCCGGGGATTTATCAGGAGAAAGAACTCGACCGGAAGATCGGCGTCTCGACCGACGCCGCTTACGAGGCCGTGTACCGCATTGCGGCCGACGAAGGTCTGGTCGTCGGCCAGTCCTCCGGCGCGGCGATGGTGGCCGCGTTGCAGGTTGCGCGCGAGCTGGACTCCGGGGTCGTCGTCCTGATCTTTTGTGACTTTGGGGACCGCTATCTGAGCACCAACCTGTGGGTGGGTTGGCGCGAGTACCGCCAACGCATTGCAGCAGGCTGA
- a CDS encoding MoaD/ThiS family protein — protein sequence MSVRVRIPTPLRRFTGGAEEVSLAGDTIGRVVDDLEQRYPGIKERLCDEQGRVRRFVNIYVNGDDIRFLSSLDTVVKDGDEISIVPAIAGG from the coding sequence ATGAGTGTCCGCGTGCGAATTCCAACCCCTTTACGCCGCTTCACCGGAGGCGCCGAAGAGGTTAGCCTTGCGGGCGACACGATCGGCAGGGTCGTCGACGACCTCGAGCAGCGCTACCCCGGCATCAAAGAGCGCCTCTGCGACGAACAGGGCCGCGTGCGCCGCTTCGTCAATATCTACGTGAACGGGGACGACATTCGGTTCCTCAGCAGCCTCGACACCGTGGTGAAAGACGGCGACGAGATCTCGATCGTGCCGGCGATCGCCGGAGGGTGA
- a CDS encoding HesA/MoeB/ThiF family protein, with amino-acid sequence MTPRDRLCASRVLIIGVGGLGCPAAAVLARAGVGTVGLIDGDVVELSNLPRQVLFDDADIGRPKATAAAAHLRSQYPSTHFTTIGEYVTPGNAPDILPRFQVAIDGTDRASAKYLVNDAAVAAGIPFVHAGVVGFEGQVLTVLPHRTACLRCLFPVCPGDGEVPTCQETGILGPVAGIIGALQAAEALRYLLGLGVGNRLLTCDAVRRRWRTIALARNPACGACGTEPGVGSTGAGVDSGADA; translated from the coding sequence GTGACGCCGCGTGACAGGCTGTGCGCCAGCCGTGTGCTCATCATCGGAGTAGGCGGTCTCGGCTGCCCGGCAGCCGCGGTTCTCGCCCGCGCGGGAGTTGGCACCGTCGGTTTGATCGACGGCGACGTCGTGGAGCTGTCGAACCTACCCCGTCAGGTCTTATTCGACGACGCCGATATCGGCCGACCGAAGGCTACCGCCGCGGCCGCTCATCTCCGATCGCAATACCCGTCGACCCACTTCACAACCATCGGCGAATACGTGACTCCGGGCAATGCACCGGACATCCTCCCACGCTTTCAGGTGGCGATTGACGGGACCGATCGGGCCAGCGCGAAGTACCTCGTGAACGACGCGGCAGTCGCGGCGGGGATACCCTTTGTCCACGCCGGGGTCGTCGGATTCGAGGGCCAGGTGCTCACCGTCCTGCCGCACCGTACGGCCTGCCTGCGCTGCCTGTTCCCGGTGTGCCCGGGGGACGGCGAGGTTCCAACCTGTCAGGAGACGGGCATACTCGGGCCCGTTGCGGGCATCATCGGCGCGCTGCAAGCGGCCGAGGCACTGCGCTACCTCCTCGGTCTTGGAGTCGGCAATCGGCTGCTGACCTGCGACGCCGTGCGCCGACGTTGGCGCACGATAGCGCTCGCGCGCAACCCGGCCTGCGGTGCCTGCGGAACGGAGCCGGGAGTCGGGAGCACCGGTGCCGGCGTCGATTCCGGAGCGGACGCCTGA
- the bamD gene encoding outer membrane protein assembly factor BamD has translation MRTVIIIGLALAAAALAGCAGKKGQTSEQYFTTANDSFRTGALDMAIEQFNELLDQHPFSEHSEEAELRIAHAYYLAGSYPEAVVALTDFQRRHPTSPNLPFVGYYLGMCYLRQMNTLDRDQTAARNAHTYFLTVSRQYPDSPFAELARERLAECRDRLAAHDLYVANFYRRRENFRAAEVRMLTLASRYQETPAAAEALIELGNYYGSQKRPEQAALAYLALIDAQPTSPELPRAEEELAKLPADLPATGGGDPLGALLAANGRQRSTLDIEPIRMPDLSAKPPRPGLAGAGSPGGFGQGGGPFGGGGSPFGRGGAY, from the coding sequence ATGAGAACGGTCATCATCATCGGCTTGGCACTTGCCGCCGCGGCCCTCGCCGGGTGCGCGGGCAAGAAAGGGCAGACGTCGGAGCAGTACTTCACGACCGCGAACGACAGCTTCCGCACGGGCGCATTGGACATGGCTATCGAGCAATTCAACGAATTGCTCGACCAACACCCGTTCAGCGAGCACAGCGAGGAAGCCGAACTCAGAATTGCGCACGCCTATTATCTGGCCGGAAGTTACCCGGAGGCGGTCGTGGCTCTGACCGATTTCCAGCGCCGTCACCCGACCAGCCCGAATCTACCGTTTGTCGGGTACTATCTGGGGATGTGCTACCTGCGGCAGATGAACACCTTAGACCGCGACCAAACCGCCGCGCGTAATGCGCATACGTATTTCCTGACGGTGTCCCGCCAGTATCCCGACAGTCCGTTTGCCGAGCTCGCCCGCGAACGTCTGGCGGAATGCCGCGATCGGCTGGCTGCGCACGATCTGTACGTCGCCAATTTCTACAGGAGGCGCGAAAACTTCCGCGCCGCCGAAGTGCGCATGCTGACTTTGGCCTCGCGCTATCAGGAGACGCCGGCCGCGGCCGAGGCGCTGATCGAGCTGGGCAACTACTACGGCAGTCAGAAACGACCCGAACAGGCGGCACTCGCCTACCTCGCCTTGATTGACGCCCAACCCACGAGTCCGGAGTTGCCGCGAGCCGAAGAAGAACTGGCAAAGCTACCGGCCGACTTGCCGGCCACCGGGGGCGGCGACCCGCTCGGCGCCTTGCTCGCCGCCAACGGCAGGCAGCGCAGTACCCTGGACATCGAGCCGATCCGCATGCCGGATCTGAGTGCGAAGCCGCCACGCCCCGGACTTGCGGGAGCAGGCTCACCGGGAGGGTTCGGCCAGGGCGGTGGACCGTTCGGTGGCGGGGGAAGCCCGTTCGGGCGCGGTGGGGCTTACTGA